In the genome of Aridibaculum aurantiacum, one region contains:
- a CDS encoding capsule assembly Wzi family protein, producing the protein MQIKSFTSFLLFLLPVGLLAQSSYLLPGTKDYILVDRLEIKSANQNLNYSTIKPYNRRQVVAEVEKLDSLYQLNHHNAPNLTPIDRYNMERFLMNNSEWSRPREAFKSRKPIFNTLYKNKGNMLEVNKDNFFLAVNPLFTYRQSFEAGNDQNIYYNSRGFALRGMIDRRVGFHIYFTENQERPPLYVQEFISKWRAVPGAGFYKPFKKTGVDYFDVRGSVSWNVAKYIDMQFGYDKHFIGVGHRSLFLSDFSNNATFLKINTRIWKFNYQNLYMELIPDFPKHTGGSLMSRKYFRMNHLSVNLGKTVNVGLFDAVVFGRKNHFDFQYLLPVMFIRPAEQQIGSPDNALVGLDAKVNIFRTFQVYGQLMFDEFRLNDLINLKGGWANKYGYQVGAKYIDAFGVRNLDLQVESNRVRPFSYSHFDSVANYTHYNMPLAHPLGANFQEFVGIARAQVTNKLYLQAKAIYYKQGLDSAGINYGSNPFRNYFDREVIDPTTGQTRLEGYLVGSGNTARVLNIDLLASYEIRENMFFDVSTVIRNMRLESGGRSNATILNAGLRWNMPRRTFDF; encoded by the coding sequence ATGCAAATTAAATCGTTTACCAGCTTTTTACTTTTTTTATTACCCGTTGGTTTGTTAGCGCAAAGTTCTTACCTGCTACCGGGCACAAAAGACTATATACTTGTTGACAGGCTTGAAATAAAATCTGCTAATCAAAATCTCAATTATTCAACCATAAAACCATACAATCGGAGGCAGGTAGTAGCGGAAGTGGAAAAGCTGGATAGCTTATACCAGCTTAACCATCACAATGCACCCAATTTAACGCCGATAGACAGGTACAACATGGAACGCTTCCTGATGAACAATAGCGAGTGGTCGCGGCCACGAGAAGCATTTAAAAGTCGCAAGCCCATCTTCAATACATTATATAAGAACAAGGGCAATATGCTGGAAGTGAACAAGGATAATTTCTTCCTTGCTGTCAATCCTCTTTTTACCTACAGGCAATCTTTTGAAGCGGGTAATGATCAGAACATCTATTATAACAGCCGCGGCTTTGCATTGCGTGGAATGATAGACAGGCGCGTTGGTTTCCATATTTACTTTACTGAGAACCAGGAACGGCCACCGCTATACGTACAGGAGTTCATTAGTAAATGGAGAGCTGTTCCGGGTGCTGGCTTTTACAAGCCTTTTAAGAAAACTGGTGTGGATTACTTTGATGTACGAGGATCTGTTTCCTGGAATGTTGCAAAGTATATTGATATGCAGTTTGGGTATGATAAGCACTTTATTGGTGTCGGGCACCGCAGCTTATTCTTAAGTGACTTTTCCAATAATGCTACTTTCCTGAAGATCAATACCAGGATCTGGAAGTTCAATTACCAGAACCTTTATATGGAATTGATCCCAGATTTCCCTAAACATACCGGAGGTAGCTTAATGTCCCGGAAATATTTCAGGATGAATCACCTGAGCGTGAATCTTGGAAAGACAGTGAATGTGGGTTTGTTTGATGCAGTTGTTTTTGGACGAAAGAATCATTTTGACTTTCAATACCTGCTTCCAGTGATGTTCATAAGGCCAGCAGAACAACAAATAGGTAGCCCGGATAATGCTTTGGTAGGACTGGATGCGAAGGTGAATATCTTCCGCACCTTTCAGGTATATGGTCAATTGATGTTTGATGAATTCAGGTTGAATGACCTGATAAATCTGAAAGGTGGATGGGCTAATAAATATGGGTACCAGGTAGGTGCAAAGTATATTGATGCATTTGGTGTTCGCAACCTTGATCTGCAGGTGGAGTCTAACAGGGTGCGTCCTTTTAGTTATTCCCATTTTGACTCTGTTGCTAATTACACGCATTACAACATGCCACTTGCTCACCCGTTGGGAGCTAATTTCCAGGAATTTGTTGGTATAGCCAGAGCGCAGGTGACAAATAAACTTTACTTGCAGGCAAAGGCTATTTATTATAAACAAGGATTGGATTCTGCGGGTATCAACTACGGTAGCAACCCGTTCAGAAACTATTTTGACAGGGAAGTAATAGATCCTACTACAGGGCAAACGAGGTTAGAAGGTTACCTGGTAGGAAGTGGCAACACTGCCCGGGTACTGAACATTGACCTGCTCGCTTCTTATGAAATAAGAGAGAATATGTTTTTTGATGTGTCTACAGTGATCCGCAACATGCGTTTGGAGAGCGGAGGTAGAAGTAATGCTACCATATTGAATGCAGGTTTGCGTTGGAATATGCCACGCC
- a CDS encoding dihydroorotase, translated as MNYLIKDISIVNEGTTVEGDVFIRNGRIEQVGPSVSVKEKVLEINGHGKHLLPGAIDDQVHFREPGLTHKANIYTEAKAAVAGGVTSFMEMPNTVPPAFTHQLLEEKYNTAAQSSLANYSFYMGTSNDNVEEVLYTNNRKNDICGVKIFMGSSTGNLLVDNPLALEKLFGNVELLIATHCEDEAIIKANLQRIQQEKATLEPADHPIIRNEDACFESSFRAVQLAKKYDTRLHILHITTEKELQLFSNMLPLKDKRITAEVCVHHLHFTSDDYPVLGNKIKCNPAIKAQHNKAALWQALLDDRLDVIATDHAPHTIHEKNEPYEKAHAGLPLVQHSLLMMLDYVKQAKLSIEKVVEKMSHAVATCFQVKDRGFIREGYHADLVIADLEASTTVSPQNILYKCGWSPLENHTFPAAITHTFVNGHLVYGNGTWDESQKGSRLQFDRS; from the coding sequence ATGAATTATTTAATTAAAGATATAAGCATAGTAAACGAAGGTACAACAGTAGAAGGCGATGTATTCATCAGGAACGGGCGCATAGAACAGGTTGGACCATCAGTTTCGGTCAAAGAAAAGGTATTAGAGATTAACGGCCACGGCAAACATTTATTGCCGGGTGCTATAGACGACCAGGTGCACTTTCGTGAACCTGGCTTAACGCACAAAGCCAACATCTACACAGAAGCAAAAGCTGCAGTTGCCGGCGGCGTCACTTCTTTCATGGAAATGCCAAACACTGTTCCGCCGGCTTTTACCCATCAACTACTAGAAGAAAAGTACAACACAGCCGCGCAATCTTCATTGGCCAACTATTCGTTTTACATGGGTACTTCTAACGATAACGTGGAGGAAGTGCTGTATACGAACAACAGGAAAAACGACATATGCGGCGTAAAGATCTTCATGGGCTCATCTACAGGTAATTTACTGGTAGACAACCCGCTGGCACTGGAGAAGCTTTTTGGTAATGTAGAACTATTGATAGCTACGCATTGCGAAGATGAAGCCATCATCAAAGCAAACCTTCAACGCATACAGCAAGAAAAAGCCACGCTTGAACCTGCTGACCATCCAATCATTCGCAATGAAGATGCCTGTTTTGAATCATCATTCAGGGCTGTGCAGTTAGCTAAGAAATATGATACCCGCCTGCACATCCTACACATTACTACAGAAAAAGAACTGCAGTTATTTTCTAATATGCTACCGCTAAAGGATAAAAGGATAACTGCAGAGGTATGTGTTCACCATCTTCATTTTACCAGCGATGACTATCCTGTATTAGGCAATAAAATAAAATGTAACCCAGCTATAAAAGCGCAACACAATAAAGCTGCACTTTGGCAAGCACTGCTCGACGATAGGCTGGATGTAATAGCCACCGATCATGCGCCACATACCATTCACGAGAAAAACGAACCGTATGAAAAGGCACATGCAGGCCTACCGCTTGTGCAGCATTCATTGCTTATGATGCTCGACTACGTAAAACAAGCAAAATTATCAATTGAGAAAGTGGTGGAAAAGATGAGTCACGCCGTTGCTACATGTTTCCAGGTAAAAGATCGTGGCTTTATTCGTGAAGGATATCATGCAGATCTTGTGATTGCCGATCTTGAAGCTTCCACTACCGTTTCACCACAAAACATATTGTATAAGTGTGGATGGAGCCCATTGGAAAACCATACTTTCCCGGCTGCCATTACCCATACTTTTGTTAATGGACATCTTGTTTATGGAAATGGCACGTGGGATGAGTCTCAGAAAGGTTCAAGATTACAATTCGACAGGAGTTAG